The Hippopotamus amphibius kiboko isolate mHipAmp2 chromosome 13, mHipAmp2.hap2, whole genome shotgun sequence sequence AGGTGTTAGGAACAGCCAAGTGCAAACGGTGGATTAGGAAAAGGAGTGGCAGCGGTGATGGGACAGGGAGGAGAACGCAAGGCTCAGCTGGAACCTGAGCACGTGGCTCCAGCACGTTGGTCAAGGACCAacaagcagacagagaaagaccctTCCAGAAACCGCCCCTCACATGATTAAATGGGAATCTCTTAATCAGATGGgtggatttttctttcattagttcATGTATCCTGGAATGAAGCAGGGCTCAGTATCAACAGTACTCCAGTCTTTCACTTTCAGAGTTGTAAATGTTGCGAAACCTTGTTCAGGTAAATAGCCTGGTGTCACTGAAGAGAGTGATGTCACTTAATACTTGAACTTCTAAGTACAGGTCCAAAGTGCTCTATCATCAGAATCTATTTTGCATGGTCTACGAGCATTAGGCTCTTCTCCAAGGCTGTTGAAGGCAAAGAACTAGAAACAACTAAACTTGCAAAAGGAGTTTTTACCCAATCGTTTGCCTCCTTACAGCAATATTTCAAATTATCCCTTTGTTGGGCATCCTCAAAGTTTTTTACATACCCAGGGCAACACGTGGTAAAGAGGGAAATGGATGACTGTGAAAGAGGGCTCTGCTATCAATTCTAGTAAAGAGTAATGGAGAAGGTGAAGACCTAGAAACCAATACCTTATCATTGTTTATATACGCCTTGGAAAATTCAAATTTTGTAGCCAGGGCCAGGAAGCACTCAACTGGGGTACAAATTTAAGGAAGTGCCTAAAAAACTCAGTAatcatgataaaaaatatttgaacaccatgttttagaaactaaaaattaatgcaaaaaatctgtgataaaaaaacacatcaaaactTAAAGACAAGCTCCCAGGACAGGTGTAACCCAGCTTGAAGTCTACACGTCTGTGTCTCACGTGTAAGAGCACTCCTGGCTGATTAAAGATGGGTAATGAGTCTCTTGCTCATACCGCCACCTACTGCTGGACACAGGCAATGCCATAGCAGCATTTCACCAGGACCCACGCTCACATGCAGAGGCCTGGTGCCCTCTTGCGGGCATCTACCCAATGCAGGAACTTTGGAAAAACCCGTGGCCACCTACATCCTGCTAGATAGCTGAGTGGGGTAAAAAAAGCCCAAGGTTCAGAGTTGCCAGACCGAGAATTGCACCTCATTTTTGCTTCTCACTTGCTAGGCCATCTTGAAAAAATCACGTCACtgttctgagcctcactttctgcACCTATAATGGATCTCACCCATCATTACCTTTTCCTATAACTGTTGAATTACACAAGATGCTTTCTGTAACAATGCCAGGCAGGctgtctggcacaaagtaggcacACAGTTCATTGTAAGCTAccttccccagcccagcccactccTCTGGATCAAATCAAACTATCATCAATTTATTACTGAAGGCAAGACACACTAGAAGACAACCAGGGAGAAAAGATGTGGCAGAAGTCCACACAGTGGATGATGTCATGGCTGATGTGATAGGGAAGACCTCCCCTAAGGATGTCACTAGAGCTGGGCCTACATGGTTGGATGGACCAGGTCAAACCAGGAGCTGGTCAGTAGCCTCTGGGGGTCACTAGGCCACTTCTCTGACGTTTTATCTCAGGGAAGGTCCAGTAACATGAGACAAGCATGGTGGTGGAAAGGCCAAGGCCCTTGTAATCCTGGTTCTGctgctttctagctgtgtgaccaacggaagtcatttaacttccctgagcctcaacTTCCTTTTCTACAAAACTGGGATAATAACACGCTTGTCTTGGGTGGataagattaaataagatgacaTACTTAAAGTTCCTGTGATTCTGTGGGCTCAATAAGTGGTAGCTGGTATTGCTAGGATGGCACTTTCTATGAGGAGTGAGAAGGAGGGGGACACGCCAGGCCAACGCCACTGTTATATTTGGCTCCTGGACCAGCTCCTTTGCTGGGCAAGAAGAGGGATGCAAATATCCCCTGTGGGCAGCCTGTGCTCTCACCTCAACAGGATTCAGCATGTCACTTCACCCCAGAAATGAATCACCACAGGAGGGGGTTGGGTAGGGGTGTCCCTCCTCCTCTGGAGTTGTGGAGGGGATGCTGGATTCCAATACATGGAAGTAGAGTCTACAATAAGAAGCCTGGAATCTGAACAAGGCCTGTAATTTAGATAACAATATTGTATCAGTGTTCATTTCCCAACCTTGATAACAGTGCTGGGCTTCCGTGAGAAAACGCCTATGCTTTCAGGAAACACattgaagtatttaggggtaaagggGCATCACGTCTGCAATTCACTGTCAAACggttcaggaaaaaataaaaggataagcAAATATGGGAAAATATTAATGTTTGTGGAATCTGGATGAAAGGAATACGGgaattcttgcaacttttctgtaagtgcGAAAGCAAATGAAATATAAAGTTGTTTAATTAAGAAAAGGCAGCCGCAGTCAGGGGTTCCCTCGTCCGCCCtactcttttcctcctccccctcctctttgcTTCCAGCTCGCCATTCTTCACCACCTCCCTGCTCGCCTCCTTCTAAGCGACCTCTCCCTGGGCTCCCGGCCAGGTTCCTGGACTCTCCCCATCCCTCGGACCCGGCACAGACCGCAGCCACTCTCCGCAAAGCTTCACCCACTTTATTTGCAAAGGGAGGCTCCCAGCGCACGGCGGTGGGAATGCGGGGCGGGAAGATCCCACGGCCCCTCTCCTGGGGCTCACGATCCCAccctccccggcccggccccgcccctcccggctCTCTAGACGATGGCGAACTGGCAGACGTAGGGCAGCTTGTCCCGGCAGCGCTTGTCGAACCACTTGCCGTTGGCCGCACCGGCCAGGGCGGCGCAGTTCTCGACCTTGCCGCCGTCGGGCTGCGCGGTGATCTCCGTCTCCCAGTTCTTGTAGGCGATGTGACCGCCGGTCATGTCCACCCAGGAGCCCTCGGCTGCCATGTCGTTGAAGCCCAGCCAGACCTCAGCCTCGCTGCCCACGCTCTGGCGCAGGTACTCGTACAGGGCGTCGTTCTCGGAGCCCGTCTGCGGGGTGCCCAGGGTGCCCCCGCGCGAGATGCAGTCCTCACTCGCCTCATGGAAGGTCTTCGCCTGGACGAAGGCCAGAAAGCATTTCATGTGCACCTTGGTACCCTTTAGGCAGACTGGGAGGGGGAGAAATGGCCGTCACCCAAGGTCTGCAGTTCCTGAGCCAAGAGCCAACTGCTAGGGGCCCGCATACCATCCTCCATCCCATCTCTGTCCATCCTATCTGCCCTGGACGGGCTCCAGACCCAGGCCAGAGGGCTGTGCTG is a genomic window containing:
- the CLEC3B gene encoding tetranectin, with the translated sequence MELRGPYLLLCLFSLLTQVTAEAPTSNVKKAANAKKDAVNPKMLEELKTQLDTLAQEVALLKEQQALQTVCLKGTKVHMKCFLAFVQAKTFHEASEDCISRGGTLGTPQTGSENDALYEYLRQSVGSEAEVWLGFNDMAAEGSWVDMTGGHIAYKNWETEITAQPDGGKVENCAALAGAANGKWFDKRCRDKLPYVCQFAIV